The DNA window CGAACGCATCGAGGGGCTCCACCTCTCCGATGACGCCGACGCGGTGCGCGACGCGATCGCCGCCGTCGGCGGACCCGTCGTCGTCGTCGCGCACTCCTACGGCGGCGTGCCCACCACGCAGGCGGCAACGGACGACGCCGTCCAGCACATCGTCTACGTCGCCGCCTTCGTGCTCGACGAGGGCGAATCGCTCCTCGGCGCCGTCGGCGGGGTCGCCCCGTCGTGGTGGGTCGTCGACGGACCGACCGCGACCGCCGGCACCGAGCAGGAGCCCGCGGCATCCCTCTTCTTCGCCGACGTCGAGCCGAGCGCGGCCGAGGCCGCCGTCGCGCGGCTGAAGCCGCAGAGTGTGCTCGCCTTCCAGGAGCCGCTCACCGGCGCGGCGTGGCGGACGAAGCCGAGCACCTACATCGTCACCGAGCAGGACGCGATCTTCCCCGAGCCCGCCCAGGTCGGTCTGGCCGCACGCGCGGGGTCGACGGTGCGGCGTCTGAACACGAGCCACTCCCCCTTCCTCTCGCAGCCCGACGCCGTCGTGGAGATCATCGAGGAGGCCGCACGGGGGTAGGCCGCGCACGTCGGGATCCGCGCACGTCGGGTCTTCGCACGTCGGCCGACGCGCCGGGCATAGGGTGCTGGCATGAGCGCCGATGCCCTCCGCCACGAGTTCGCCGTCGACGGTCGGACGGTGGTCGCGTACGAAGCGGGCGCGGGCCCGGATGCGACAGCCGTCCTCCTCTGGTCGGGCGGCACGCCGCACACCGGTGCGCCGCTGGCTCCGCACGCCGCCTGGGCGCGCGCACACGACGTGCGGCTGATCTCGGTCGCGCGGCCGGGCTTCGGCGGTTCGCAGCGCCTGCCGGGGCGATCCGTCGCCGACGCGGCGGCGGACCTCCTCGCCGCGGCCGACGCGCTGGACGTCGACAGGTTCGCGCTGGCGGGATACTCCGGCGGGGGTCCGCACGCCCTGGCGGCCGCCGCTCACGCCGGCGACCGCGTCCTCGGGGTGGTGGCGTTCGCCTCGCCCGCGCCCTTCACCGGCGAGGCGTCGTGGTTCGAGGGCATGCACGATCCGGCGGCGCTGCAGAGCGCGGAGCGGGGCCGCGCGGCCCGGGAGACGTGGGGCGAGACGGCCGACTTCGACCCCGGGCAGTTCACCGCCGACGACTGGGCGGCGCTGGACGGCGAGCTCGCCGCGGTCGGCGAGGACGCCGGACGCGGCGGAGCGACCGAGGAGAGCGGCGGCACGGACGATGACGTGGCCTTCGTCACACCGTGGGGCGTCGACCTCGACCGCATCAGCGCGCCCGTGCACCTGGTGCACGGCGATGAGGACCGCATCATCCCCGTCCGGCACGCGCACCTCATCGCCGTACGGTGCCCGCGCGCCGAGGTGCATCCGCGTGCCGGCCGCGGTCACGTCGGGGTGCTGCGCACCTGGGCGGATGACGTCGAGCGGATGCTGCGCTGACCCTCGCGGCCGCGAGGGGGTCGCGGATGTCGGCGACTCGTGGTCTGCTGTCGGCATGGAGACGACGACGTCCGCAGACGGCACCCGCATCGCGTTCCAGCGGACCGGCGACGGCCCACCGGTCGTGATCCTCGGCGGCGCCTTCTCGCGGGCGTCCGACGGGCAGGGACTCGCCGACGCCCTCGCGATCCACGGCTTCGGCGCGGTCACCGTCGACCGGCGCGGCCGCGGCGAGAGCGGCGACCGACGGGGATCCCAGCCGGAGGACGAGGTCGCCGACGTCGCGGCGGTCATGGACGCCGTCGGCGGGAGGGCCGCGGTGCTGGGCCACTCGTCCGGTGCCGTGCTCGCGCTTTACGCGGCCTCGCTCGGCGTGCCCGTCCGGGCGCTCTTCCTCTCCGAGCCGCCGTTCCGCTTCGGCCACGATGACCCCGACCCCGCCCTCGCGGATCGACTGCAGGAGCTGGTCGACGCCGGCGACCCCGGCGAGGCCGTGTCGCTGTTCCAGCTCGAGGGCGTGGAGCTGCCGCGCGAGATGGTGGAGTCGATCCGCCGCAGCGAGATGTTCCCCGCGCTCGTGCCGCTGGCCCCGTCCACGGTCTACGACGCCCTGCTCACCGCCCGGCTGTCGACGCCGACGTCCGCGATGCGGAACGTGTCCGCGCCGGTCACCATCCTGCGCGGGGAGCAGACATTCCCGATGCTCGTCACCGCGGCCGACCAGCTGGCGGAGGCGATCCCGGCCGCCGAGCTCGTCATCGTGCCGGAGTCGGTGATGCACCGTCCCGATCCCGCCGCCACCGCTCGCGTCATCAGCGAGCGGATCTCCGCCGGCGATGCCGGGTAGAATGGAGGCCTGACCCGCCGAAGACAGGCGGGTGACGGCTGCGTCGCCGAGGCGATCGCGGTCCGAGGCTTGAAACCTCCGGCATCCTTCCTCATGAAGCCCCGGAGGTTTCTTCATGTCCACCGGCACCATCCCCCTTCCCCGCACCGGGGCCGTCCCCCTCGGCTCCCGCGGCATCCGCGGCGCCCGTCGCTGGGGTGCGCTGATCATCCTCGCGCTGGCCCAGCTCGTCGTCGTGCTCGACGGCACGATCGTCAACATCGCCCTCCCGCAGGCGCAGCTCGCCCTCGGACTCACCGACGGCCAGCGCCAGTGGGTCGTGACGGCGTACGCCCTCGCCTTCGGCGCCCTGCTCCTGCTCGGCGGCCGGATCGCCGACTACTGGGGCCGCAAGCGCACGTACATGGTCGGCATGATCGGGTTCGGCGCGGCATCCGTCTTCGGCGGTCTCGCCCAGAACGCGACCGAGCTCATCGCCGCCCGGGGACTGCAGGGCGTCTTCGCGGCACTCCTCGCCCCCGCCGCCCTCGCGCTGCTGACGGTGTCGTTCCCGGGCGGCAAGGAGCGCAACACCGCCTTCGCCGTCTTCGGCACGGTGGCGGGCACCGGCGCCGCCGTCGGCCTGCTGCTCGGCGGTGTGCTGACCGAGTTCGCGGATTGGCGGTGGTGCCTGCTGGTGAACGTCGTGTTCGTGCTCGCCGGCGTCATCGGCGGGTTCCTCTTCCTGCGCGAGTCGCGCGCCGACGGCGAGAACCGCTACGACCTCGCCGGAGCCCTCACCGTCACGGCCGGCCTCGGCTCGCTCGTCTACGGCTTCAGCCTCGCCGAGTACGGCTGGGCGCGCCTGGACACCATCGGCTTCGTCGTGCTGGGCGTGGCACTGCTCGTCGCGTTCGTCGTCATCGAGTCGCGCGTC is part of the Microbacterium lemovicicum genome and encodes:
- a CDS encoding alpha/beta hydrolase yields the protein MSERPTILLVHGAWHGAWAWDLVKTRLEEHGWAVRTLDLPTVHAERIEGLHLSDDADAVRDAIAAVGGPVVVVAHSYGGVPTTQAATDDAVQHIVYVAAFVLDEGESLLGAVGGVAPSWWVVDGPTATAGTEQEPAASLFFADVEPSAAEAAVARLKPQSVLAFQEPLTGAAWRTKPSTYIVTEQDAIFPEPAQVGLAARAGSTVRRLNTSHSPFLSQPDAVVEIIEEAARG
- a CDS encoding MFS transporter; its protein translation is MSTGTIPLPRTGAVPLGSRGIRGARRWGALIILALAQLVVVLDGTIVNIALPQAQLALGLTDGQRQWVVTAYALAFGALLLLGGRIADYWGRKRTYMVGMIGFGAASVFGGLAQNATELIAARGLQGVFAALLAPAALALLTVSFPGGKERNTAFAVFGTVAGTGAAVGLLLGGVLTEFADWRWCLLVNVVFVLAGVIGGFLFLRESRADGENRYDLAGALTVTAGLGSLVYGFSLAEYGWARLDTIGFVVLGVALLVAFVVIESRVAQPLLPLRVITDRVRGGAMLLQAISGSAMIGGTVYLAFHLQIVLGFTPLVAGVASLPMTIVIMLCAPVLTRLLPVIGPRPMMIVGPLIAAAGLLYLSRITPGGDYFVEVLPGLVLLGLGMANLFIPMQNLALARVAPQDAGVASAAANSAMQIGGSIGLSVFTAFYAAAVATVDVTDGPSQLAAFTAGYSATFLAAAVVMAAGSVVAFFMIRGTKEHLLPSGDGGPAVHLG
- a CDS encoding alpha/beta fold hydrolase; its protein translation is MSADALRHEFAVDGRTVVAYEAGAGPDATAVLLWSGGTPHTGAPLAPHAAWARAHDVRLISVARPGFGGSQRLPGRSVADAAADLLAAADALDVDRFALAGYSGGGPHALAAAAHAGDRVLGVVAFASPAPFTGEASWFEGMHDPAALQSAERGRAARETWGETADFDPGQFTADDWAALDGELAAVGEDAGRGGATEESGGTDDDVAFVTPWGVDLDRISAPVHLVHGDEDRIIPVRHAHLIAVRCPRAEVHPRAGRGHVGVLRTWADDVERMLR
- a CDS encoding alpha/beta fold hydrolase — translated: METTTSADGTRIAFQRTGDGPPVVILGGAFSRASDGQGLADALAIHGFGAVTVDRRGRGESGDRRGSQPEDEVADVAAVMDAVGGRAAVLGHSSGAVLALYAASLGVPVRALFLSEPPFRFGHDDPDPALADRLQELVDAGDPGEAVSLFQLEGVELPREMVESIRRSEMFPALVPLAPSTVYDALLTARLSTPTSAMRNVSAPVTILRGEQTFPMLVTAADQLAEAIPAAELVIVPESVMHRPDPAATARVISERISAGDAG